Proteins co-encoded in one Prunus persica cultivar Lovell chromosome G6, Prunus_persica_NCBIv2, whole genome shotgun sequence genomic window:
- the LOC18772339 gene encoding apoptosis-inducing factor homolog B → MELALGRERKKVVVIGGGVAGSLLAKSLQFLADFTLIDEKEYFEIPWASLRAMVEPSFAERSVINHRDYLTNGQIIASRAINVSDTEVLTATGRLIPYDYLVIATGHADRVPKTKTERLSEFQEENQKIRSANSILIVGGGPTGVELAGEIAVDYPDKKVTLVHTGSRLLEFIGPKAASKTLNWLKSRRVEVILEQSVSLNNISDGSKTYQTSEGGTFEADCHFLCTGKRLGSAWLKETVLENSMDVNGRLMVDENLRVKGRKNIFAIGDITNIPEIKQGYLAQKQALVAAKNLKLLLAGGKESKLATYEPHSVMALVSLGRKHGVAQFPLTTISGRIPGLIKSKDLFVGKTRKQLGLEPHPVHD, encoded by the exons atggagTTGGCAttgggaagagagagaaaaaaagtggTGGTCATAGGAGGGGGTGTTGCTGGCTCTCTTCTTGCCAAATCACTCCAATTCCTTGCTGATTTCACTCTCATTGATGA GAAGGAATATTTTGAGATTCCATGGGCAAGCTTGAGAGCCATGGTGGAGCCATCATTTGCGGAGAGATCTGTGATCAACCATAGAGATTACCTCACCAATGGCCAAATTATTGCATCCAGAGCAATCAATGTCTCAGATACTGAAGTGCTGACTGCAACGGGACGTCTCATTCCCTATGACTACCTTGTCATTGCCACTGGTCACGCAGATCGTGTTCCCAAAACTAAGACTGAGAGACTTAGTGAATTCCAAGAAG AGAATCAAAAGATACGATCAGCTAATTCAATTCTAATTGTTGGAGGAGGCCCAACTGGTGTAGAACTTGCTGGAGAAATTGCTGTTGATTACCCAGATAAGAAAGTTACTCTGGTGCACACTGGATCAAGGTTGCTGGAGTTCATTGGACCAAAAGCTGCAAGCAAGACTCTGAATTGGTTGAAATCAAGGAGAGTTGAGGTGATATTGGAGCAGTCAGTCAGTTTAAATAATATCTCAGATGGAAGCAAAACATATCAAACTTCAGAGGGGGGAACGTTTGAAGCAGATTGTCATTTTCTGTGCACAGGGAAACGTCTGGGTTCAGCATGGCTCAAAGAAACAGTGTTAGAGAATAGCATGGATGTTAATGGGAGGTTGATGGTTGATGAGAATCTGAGAGTCAAAGGTCGAAAGAACATCTTTGCAATTGGAGACATTACTAATATTCCT GAAATCAAACAAGGGTATTTGGCACAAAAACAGGCTTTGGTGGCTGCAAAGAACTTAAAGCTATTGCTAGCAGGTGGAAAAGAAAGTAAATTGGCTACTTATGAACCTCACTCAGTAATGGCACTTGTTTCACTTGGGAGGAAACATGGTGTTGCACAGTTCCCATTGACAACCATTAGTGGACGCATCCCAGGACTGATCAAATCTAAAGATCTTTTTGTGGGAAAGACAAGGAAGCAGCTGGGCCTAGAACCTCACCCCGTACATGATTAA